A window of Streptomyces armeniacus contains these coding sequences:
- the dtd gene encoding D-aminoacyl-tRNA deacylase, producing the protein MRAVVQRVDGASVTVDGETVGEINGRGLCVLVGVTHEDTKEKAAQLARKLWSVRLFEPEHDGGSEQSCSDLGAPLLVISQFTLYGDARKGRRPTWNAAAPRPVAEPLVDEVVAQLRALGAEVATGRFGAPMKVALTNDGPFTVLVEV; encoded by the coding sequence ATGCGAGCTGTGGTGCAGAGGGTGGACGGCGCGAGCGTCACCGTGGACGGCGAGACCGTCGGAGAGATCAACGGGCGTGGGCTGTGCGTACTGGTGGGCGTGACGCACGAGGACACCAAGGAGAAGGCGGCCCAACTGGCCCGGAAGCTCTGGTCCGTACGCCTCTTCGAGCCGGAACACGACGGCGGGAGCGAGCAGTCCTGCTCCGACCTGGGCGCCCCGCTGCTCGTGATCAGCCAGTTCACTCTCTACGGTGACGCCCGCAAGGGCCGCCGCCCCACCTGGAACGCCGCCGCGCCGCGACCGGTGGCCGAGCCGCTCGTGGACGAAGTCGTCGCCCAGCTGCGGGCGTTGGGCGCGGAGGTGGCGACGGGCCGGTTCGGGGCGCCCATGAAGGTGGCGCTGACGAACGACGGCCCGTTCACGGTGCTCGTGGAGGTGTAG
- a CDS encoding ABC transporter substrate-binding protein — protein sequence MRATARTLALVLALGALSLGTAACGADVAEDPKGRSGEAVTLTNCGRKVTFDKVPERVVTNDVGITEIMFALGLADRMAGFAMPDDKGDLAGVPWRDGYDKAKWLSKKKLNKELVLDARADFVFAGWNYGFDEGEGFTPAVLGKLGIDSYVLTESCRNGGESSRGKTRGVMPPLDALYTDLRNLGKLFGVEERAEALIKKFRAQVAEAEAAVPEDRERPRVFLYDDGRDKPFTSGRYAGPHSIITKAGGDHVMKDLMDSWTTVGWETVVARDPDVIVINDYGDVGAEQKKRFLTSYGPLKNVSAVKHDRIFVLDYADLVESPRNPAAIVELARYLRGLRR from the coding sequence ATGCGCGCAACAGCCCGTACGCTCGCCCTCGTCCTGGCCCTCGGGGCCCTCTCCCTCGGGACCGCCGCCTGCGGCGCCGACGTCGCGGAGGACCCCAAGGGCCGCTCCGGGGAGGCCGTCACGCTGACCAACTGCGGCCGGAAGGTGACCTTCGACAAGGTGCCCGAACGCGTCGTCACCAACGACGTCGGCATCACCGAGATCATGTTCGCGCTCGGTCTCGCCGACCGCATGGCGGGCTTCGCGATGCCCGACGACAAGGGCGACCTGGCCGGCGTCCCCTGGCGCGACGGCTACGACAAGGCGAAGTGGCTGTCCAAGAAGAAGCTCAACAAGGAACTCGTGCTGGACGCCCGCGCCGACTTCGTCTTCGCCGGCTGGAACTACGGCTTCGACGAGGGCGAGGGCTTCACCCCGGCCGTACTCGGCAAGCTCGGCATCGACTCGTACGTCCTCACCGAGTCCTGCCGCAACGGCGGCGAGAGCTCCCGCGGCAAGACCCGCGGCGTCATGCCGCCCCTCGACGCCCTCTACACCGACCTCCGCAACCTCGGGAAGCTCTTCGGCGTCGAGGAGCGCGCGGAGGCGCTGATCAAGAAGTTCCGCGCGCAGGTCGCCGAGGCCGAGGCGGCGGTGCCGGAGGACCGGGAGCGGCCGCGCGTGTTCCTGTACGACGACGGGCGGGACAAGCCGTTCACCTCGGGCCGGTATGCGGGGCCGCACTCGATCATCACCAAGGCGGGCGGCGACCACGTGATGAAGGACCTGATGGACAGCTGGACCACCGTCGGCTGGGAGACGGTGGTGGCGCGCGACCCGGACGTCATCGTGATCAACGACTACGGCGACGTGGGCGCGGAACAGAAGAAGCGGTTCCTGACCTCGTACGGGCCGCTGAAGAACGTGTCCGCGGTCAAGCACGACCGGATCTTCGTGCTGGACTACGCCGACCTGGTCGAGAGCCCCCGCAACCCGGCGGCGATCGTCGAGCTGGCCCGATATCTGCGGGGGCTCCGGCGCTGA
- a CDS encoding asparaginase codes for MSAPLPAERPLAGPPPAQPPAVLAEVVRSGFVEGVHHGSLVVLAADGSVQRALGDVVSPVFPRSSNKPVQAAAVLHAGLDLAGERLALAAASHSGEPFHLELVEKMLAEHGLSESDLRCPPDLPLDRTAAEARLAAGHGRTRTAMNCSGKHTAMLAACRANGWPPDTYLSPEHPLQQLVARTLGTLSGEPVAHTGTDGCGAPVMAVSLTALARTFRHFALAAADSPEGRVAAAMRAHPEYVAGTDRHDTWLMSGVPGALAKIGAEAVQAVALPDGRALAFKVADGGARALPPVLAHALTGMGVSGPVVDRLYAASPVLGGGERVGEVRPAF; via the coding sequence ATGTCCGCCCCTCTGCCCGCAGAACGCCCCCTCGCCGGCCCGCCGCCGGCGCAGCCCCCGGCGGTGCTCGCCGAGGTCGTGCGCTCCGGCTTCGTGGAGGGCGTGCACCACGGCTCGCTCGTCGTCCTCGCCGCGGACGGCAGCGTGCAGCGGGCGCTCGGCGACGTCGTGTCGCCGGTGTTCCCGCGCTCCTCCAACAAGCCCGTACAGGCCGCGGCCGTGCTGCACGCCGGCCTGGACCTCGCCGGCGAGCGCCTCGCGCTCGCCGCCGCCAGCCACTCCGGCGAACCGTTTCACCTGGAGCTGGTGGAGAAGATGCTCGCCGAGCACGGCCTGTCCGAGTCCGACCTGCGCTGCCCGCCGGACCTGCCCCTGGACCGTACGGCCGCGGAGGCCCGGCTCGCCGCGGGCCACGGCCGTACGCGCACCGCCATGAACTGCTCGGGCAAGCACACGGCGATGCTCGCCGCCTGCCGCGCGAACGGCTGGCCGCCGGACACGTACCTCTCGCCGGAGCACCCGCTCCAGCAGCTGGTGGCGCGTACCCTGGGCACGCTGTCCGGGGAGCCCGTCGCGCACACCGGTACGGACGGCTGCGGCGCGCCCGTGATGGCGGTCTCGCTGACCGCGCTGGCCCGTACGTTCCGGCACTTCGCGCTCGCCGCCGCCGACAGCCCGGAGGGGCGGGTGGCGGCGGCGATGCGCGCGCACCCCGAGTACGTCGCGGGCACGGACCGGCACGACACGTGGCTGATGAGCGGCGTACCGGGCGCGCTCGCGAAGATCGGCGCCGAGGCGGTGCAGGCGGTCGCGCTGCCGGACGGGCGCGCCCTCGCGTTCAAGGTCGCGGACGGCGGCGCACGCGCCCTGCCGCCCGTGCTGGCGCACGCGCTGACCGGGATGGGCGTGTCCGGGCCGGTCGTCGACCGCCTGTACGCGGCGTCCCCCGTGCTCGGCGGCGGCGAACGGGTCGGCGAGGTCCGCCCGGCGTTCTAG
- a CDS encoding FABP family protein, translating into MIEIPSDLHPDLVPLAFLLGNWTGAGVAALDGDEGPGTEKCNFGQEVAFSHDGRDFLEYVSHSWALDADGKKTRPLETETGYWRIDKDRQVEVVMIRDQGVAEVWYGEMAHQKPQIDLATDAIARTASAGAYTGGKRLYGYVNGDLMWVGERSTPDTALYPYMSAQLKKAVDPSEWAKDIKDLPDDGIAFFR; encoded by the coding sequence ATGATCGAGATCCCGTCCGACCTCCACCCGGACCTCGTGCCCCTCGCCTTCCTCCTCGGCAACTGGACCGGTGCCGGAGTGGCCGCCCTGGACGGCGACGAGGGCCCCGGCACGGAGAAGTGCAACTTCGGGCAGGAGGTCGCCTTCAGCCACGACGGGCGCGACTTCCTCGAGTACGTCTCGCACAGCTGGGCGCTCGACGCCGACGGCAAGAAGACCCGCCCGCTGGAGACCGAGACCGGGTACTGGCGCATCGACAAGGACCGCCAGGTCGAGGTCGTCATGATCCGCGACCAGGGCGTCGCGGAGGTGTGGTACGGCGAGATGGCGCACCAGAAGCCGCAGATCGACCTGGCCACGGACGCCATCGCGCGTACGGCCTCGGCAGGCGCGTACACCGGCGGCAAGCGCCTGTACGGCTACGTCAACGGCGACCTGATGTGGGTGGGCGAGCGGTCCACGCCGGACACGGCGCTGTACCCGTACATGTCGGCGCAGCTGAAGAAGGCCGTCGACCCGAGCGAGTGGGCGAAGGACATCAAGGACCTGCCCGACGACGGCATCGCCTTCTTCCGCTGA
- a CDS encoding sulfurtransferase, whose protein sequence is MSRSDVLVDADWVEARINDPKTVIVEVDEDTSAYEKNHIKNAVRIDWKQDLQDPVRRDFVDQEGFEKLLSEKGIANDDTVVLYGGNNNWFAAYAYWYFKLYGHEDVKLLDGGRKKWELDSRDLVAEVPQRSRTEYKAKPQDTSIRAFRDEAVAAIGTKNLVDVRSPDEFSGKLLAPAHLPQEQSQRPGHIPSARNIPWSKSANDDGTFKADDELKELYEAEGVDLGKDTIAYCRIGERSAHTWFVLHELLGQPNVKNYDGSWTEYGSLVGVPVELGSN, encoded by the coding sequence ATGAGCCGCAGTGACGTCCTGGTGGACGCCGACTGGGTCGAGGCCCGCATCAACGACCCGAAGACGGTCATCGTCGAGGTGGACGAGGACACCTCCGCGTACGAGAAGAACCACATCAAGAACGCCGTCCGGATCGACTGGAAGCAGGACCTCCAGGACCCGGTGCGCCGTGACTTCGTCGACCAGGAGGGCTTCGAGAAGCTGCTCTCGGAGAAGGGCATCGCCAACGACGACACGGTCGTGCTCTACGGCGGGAACAACAACTGGTTCGCCGCGTACGCCTACTGGTACTTCAAGCTCTACGGCCACGAGGACGTGAAGCTCCTCGACGGCGGCCGCAAGAAGTGGGAGCTGGACTCCCGCGACCTGGTCGCCGAGGTGCCGCAGCGCAGCCGTACCGAGTACAAGGCGAAGCCGCAGGACACCTCCATCCGCGCGTTCCGCGACGAGGCCGTGGCCGCGATCGGCACGAAGAACCTGGTGGACGTGCGGTCGCCCGACGAGTTCAGCGGCAAGCTGCTCGCCCCTGCGCACCTCCCGCAGGAGCAGTCGCAGCGTCCGGGCCACATCCCCAGCGCGCGGAACATCCCGTGGTCCAAGTCGGCCAACGACGACGGCACCTTCAAGGCCGACGACGAGCTCAAGGAGCTCTACGAGGCCGAGGGCGTGGACCTCGGCAAGGACACCATCGCCTACTGCCGCATCGGTGAGCGGTCCGCCCACACCTGGTTCGTGCTGCACGAGCTGCTGGGCCAGCCCAACGTCAAGAACTACGACGGCTCCTGGACCGAGTACGGCTCGCTCGTCGGCGTCCCCGTCGAGCTCGGCAGCAACTGA
- a CDS encoding DUF1416 domain-containing protein, with amino-acid sequence MCGAQAGGPDAATIKPGETTIQGSVTRDGEPVTGYVRLLDATGEFTAEVPTSATGQFRFYAAEGTWTVRALVPGGSADRTVVAQDGGLAEVAIAV; translated from the coding sequence ATGTGCGGAGCACAGGCAGGCGGGCCGGACGCCGCCACGATCAAGCCCGGCGAGACGACGATCCAGGGCAGCGTGACCCGCGACGGCGAGCCCGTCACCGGCTACGTACGGCTGCTCGACGCGACCGGTGAGTTCACGGCGGAGGTCCCGACGTCCGCGACGGGCCAGTTCCGCTTCTACGCCGCCGAGGGCACGTGGACGGTGCGCGCGCTGGTCCCGGGCGGTTCCGCCGACCGTACGGTGGTCGCGCAGGACGGCGGCCTGGCGGAGGTCGCAATCGCGGTCTGA
- a CDS encoding DsrE family protein — MAKKLVIKVTAGADAPERCSQAFTVAAVAAASGVEVSLWLTGESAWFALPGRAAEFELPHAAPLPELIEGIQAGGQITLCTQCAKRRGIEEKDVLEGVRIAGAQVFVSEALGDGVQALVY; from the coding sequence ATGGCGAAGAAGCTCGTGATCAAGGTGACAGCCGGGGCCGACGCCCCGGAACGGTGCTCGCAGGCCTTCACGGTGGCGGCGGTCGCCGCCGCGAGCGGTGTCGAGGTTTCGCTCTGGCTGACCGGCGAGTCGGCGTGGTTCGCGCTGCCGGGCCGCGCGGCCGAGTTCGAGCTGCCGCACGCGGCGCCGCTGCCCGAGCTGATCGAGGGCATCCAGGCGGGCGGGCAGATCACCCTGTGCACGCAGTGCGCCAAACGCAGGGGGATCGAGGAGAAGGACGTGCTGGAAGGCGTACGGATCGCGGGCGCGCAGGTCTTCGTCAGCGAGGCGCTGGGGGACGGCGTACAGGCGCTCGTGTACTGA
- a CDS encoding FecCD family ABC transporter permease, giving the protein MSPPTSRRAAAPAAADAAPPQAPPDSVQSDSVRPGSVQSDAPPPDEAASAKDRAAPAKDAPPPRPAGPRRLSVPVLAALLCVALLLSLLCAVALGASGVGWDATLRYLRAGLTGGRISADERAAYTIVWELRFPRALLAAVVGAGLAAVGVAVQAMVRNALADPFVLGISSGAAVGANTVLLFGAFSALGVWALSAGAFLSALAAMALVYAVARTAHGLTPLRLILTGTALYYGFTAVTTLMVFAAEHGEAARSAMMWLLGSLGGASWSSLPIAAAAVAAGLAHLVLAAGKLNALAMGDETAAALGVDAARLRRELFLLTAAVTGAVVAVSGAIGFVGLMVPHATRMLIGADHRRVLVVAPLLGAVLLVWVDVLSRTVLAPTELPVGVLTAVIGVPCFLLLMRRRSGHAFGGA; this is encoded by the coding sequence ATGTCCCCGCCCACCAGCCGCCGTGCCGCCGCCCCGGCGGCGGCAGACGCGGCACCGCCCCAGGCGCCGCCCGACTCCGTGCAGTCCGACTCCGTACGACCCGGCTCCGTGCAGTCCGACGCGCCGCCGCCCGACGAGGCAGCGTCCGCGAAGGACAGGGCGGCGCCCGCGAAGGACGCGCCCCCTCCCCGACCGGCCGGACCCCGGCGGCTGTCCGTGCCCGTGCTCGCCGCCCTGCTGTGCGTCGCCCTGCTGCTGTCGCTGCTCTGCGCCGTCGCGCTCGGCGCGTCCGGCGTCGGCTGGGACGCGACCCTGCGCTATCTGCGGGCGGGCCTGACCGGCGGGCGCATATCCGCCGACGAGCGCGCCGCGTACACCATCGTGTGGGAGCTCCGCTTCCCCCGCGCGCTCCTCGCCGCCGTGGTCGGCGCGGGGCTGGCGGCGGTCGGGGTGGCCGTACAGGCGATGGTGCGGAACGCGCTCGCCGACCCGTTCGTCCTCGGCATCTCCTCCGGCGCCGCCGTCGGCGCCAACACCGTGCTGCTGTTCGGCGCGTTCAGCGCGCTCGGGGTGTGGGCGCTGTCGGCGGGCGCGTTCCTGTCGGCGCTCGCCGCGATGGCCCTCGTGTACGCCGTCGCCCGTACCGCGCACGGGCTCACGCCGCTGCGGCTGATCCTCACCGGCACCGCGCTGTACTACGGCTTCACCGCCGTCACCACGCTCATGGTGTTCGCGGCCGAACACGGCGAGGCGGCGCGCTCCGCGATGATGTGGCTGCTCGGCAGCCTCGGCGGCGCCTCGTGGTCGTCGCTGCCCATCGCGGCCGCCGCCGTCGCCGCCGGGCTGGCCCACCTCGTACTCGCCGCCGGCAAGCTCAACGCCCTCGCCATGGGCGACGAGACCGCCGCCGCCCTGGGCGTGGACGCCGCCCGGCTGCGCCGCGAACTGTTCCTGCTGACCGCCGCCGTCACCGGCGCCGTGGTCGCCGTCAGCGGCGCGATCGGCTTCGTCGGGCTGATGGTGCCGCACGCCACACGCATGCTGATCGGCGCCGACCACCGCCGCGTACTGGTCGTCGCGCCGCTGCTCGGCGCGGTGCTGCTGGTGTGGGTGGACGTGCTGTCCCGCACCGTACTGGCGCCGACCGAACTGCCCGTCGGCGTACTGACCGCCGTCATCGGCGTCCCCTGCTTCCTGCTGCTGATGCGGCGGCGCAGCGGCCACGCGTTCGGGGGTGCCTGA
- a CDS encoding ABC transporter substrate-binding protein produces the protein MNTAGAGRAGRTPHGAPGVATATEATAVPVPVAAGAAGGRASALAAPAAPAAPCDHAQADLYALRLPELRSLRRTAQQEEADLSYVRRLLQGRIDILRAELARRTAPTSALIDLLPEILADMPSRQRSSARHVTLGTPHGEEYRQLAETMLAEVELSDLSARTDAELHDAMRRLVGYEQEVSQGRQTLQRTADGCSAEIARRYREGEAQVDDLLP, from the coding sequence ATGAACACAGCTGGTGCCGGACGAGCCGGACGTACGCCACACGGCGCACCTGGTGTCGCAACGGCCACTGAGGCCACAGCAGTACCGGTCCCGGTGGCCGCAGGCGCAGCCGGTGGACGGGCCTCGGCACTGGCCGCCCCCGCCGCTCCGGCGGCGCCGTGTGACCACGCTCAGGCCGACCTGTACGCGCTCCGGCTGCCCGAACTGCGCTCCCTGCGGCGCACGGCGCAGCAGGAGGAGGCGGATCTGAGCTACGTACGGCGCCTGCTCCAGGGCCGTATCGACATCCTGCGCGCGGAGTTGGCGCGGCGTACGGCGCCGACGTCCGCGCTGATCGACCTCCTGCCGGAGATCCTCGCGGACATGCCGTCCCGGCAGCGTTCGTCCGCCCGGCACGTGACGCTCGGCACGCCGCACGGCGAGGAGTACCGGCAGCTGGCCGAGACGATGCTCGCCGAGGTGGAGCTGTCCGACCTGTCGGCGCGTACGGACGCGGAGCTGCACGACGCGATGCGGCGGCTGGTCGGGTACGAGCAGGAGGTGTCGCAGGGCCGCCAGACGCTCCAGCGGACGGCGGACGGGTGCAGCGCGGAGATCGCCCGCCGGTACCGGGAGGGCGAGGCGCAGGTCGACGACCTGCTGCCGTGA
- a CDS encoding YgfZ/GcvT domain-containing protein, with translation MKSPLLTLPGAVAAEAPDEGVAAHYGDLFREQRALADGSGFVDLSHRGVVTVSGDDRLSWLHLLLTQHVSSLEPGHATDALILSANGHIEHAVYLVDDGTTTWLHTEPGKQGDFVAYLESMRFFYRVEVLDRTEEYAVVHLPAGSIAEAPADAVVRETSYGRDLFVPRGSLPAVAEAYGPAVGVLAYEALRVEAHRPRLGLETDHRTIPHEVGWIGSAVHLEKGCYRGQETVARVHNLGKPPRRLVFLHLDGSEVKIPVHGDEVRLAADGPEGRRLGFITTSARHHELGPIALALVKRNLPPDAELIVGEDATAAAQEVVVAP, from the coding sequence ATGAAGAGCCCGCTCCTCACCCTCCCCGGCGCCGTTGCCGCCGAAGCCCCTGACGAGGGGGTGGCCGCGCACTACGGCGACCTCTTCCGCGAACAGCGCGCGCTCGCCGACGGCAGCGGCTTCGTGGACCTCTCGCACCGCGGCGTGGTCACCGTCTCGGGTGACGACCGCCTCTCCTGGCTGCACCTGCTGCTCACCCAGCACGTCAGCAGCCTGGAACCGGGCCACGCCACCGACGCGCTGATCCTCTCCGCCAACGGGCACATCGAGCACGCCGTCTATCTCGTCGACGACGGCACCACGACCTGGCTGCACACCGAACCCGGCAAGCAGGGCGACTTCGTCGCGTACCTCGAGAGCATGCGGTTCTTCTACCGCGTCGAGGTCCTGGACCGCACCGAGGAGTACGCGGTCGTGCACCTGCCCGCGGGCTCGATCGCGGAGGCTCCGGCGGACGCGGTCGTACGGGAGACCTCGTACGGGCGCGACCTGTTCGTGCCGCGGGGTTCGCTGCCCGCGGTCGCGGAGGCGTACGGCCCGGCCGTCGGCGTGCTGGCGTACGAGGCTCTGCGCGTCGAGGCGCACCGGCCGCGGCTCGGGCTGGAGACGGACCACCGTACGATCCCGCACGAGGTGGGCTGGATCGGCTCGGCCGTCCATCTGGAGAAGGGCTGCTACCGCGGGCAGGAGACCGTCGCGCGCGTGCACAACCTGGGGAAGCCGCCGCGCCGGCTGGTGTTCCTGCATCTGGACGGCAGCGAGGTGAAGATCCCCGTGCACGGTGACGAGGTGCGGCTCGCGGCGGACGGCCCGGAGGGCCGCCGCCTGGGCTTCATCACCACCTCGGCCCGCCACCACGAGCTCGGCCCGATCGCCCTGGCCCTGGTCAAGCGGAACCTCCCGCCCGACGCGGAGCTGATCGTCGGCGAGGACGCCACGGCGGCGGCGCAGGAGGTCGTGGTCGCGCCCTGA
- a CDS encoding Fur family transcriptional regulator, whose product MVTTDWQSDLRARGYRLTPQRQLVLEAVDKLEHSTPDDILAEVRRTAGGVNISTVYRTLELLEELGLVSHAHLGHGAPTYHLADRHHHMHLVCRDCTDVIEADLSVAGPFTETLREQFGFETDMRHFAIFGRCGKCEAKCAADADPGTGAGTGTGTSGAGEPSTKKGAP is encoded by the coding sequence GTGGTAACCACCGACTGGCAGAGTGACCTGAGGGCGCGCGGATACCGGCTCACACCGCAGCGCCAGCTCGTGCTGGAAGCCGTGGACAAGCTCGAACACTCCACCCCGGACGACATCCTCGCCGAGGTGCGGCGCACCGCGGGCGGCGTGAACATCTCCACGGTCTACCGCACCCTGGAGCTGCTCGAGGAGCTGGGCCTCGTCTCGCACGCGCACCTCGGCCACGGAGCTCCCACGTACCACCTCGCCGACCGGCACCACCACATGCACCTGGTATGCCGTGACTGCACGGACGTGATCGAGGCGGACCTCTCGGTGGCCGGGCCGTTCACGGAGACGCTGCGCGAGCAGTTCGGCTTCGAGACGGACATGCGGCACTTCGCGATCTTCGGCCGCTGCGGGAAGTGCGAGGCGAAGTGCGCGGCCGACGCCGACCCCGGCACGGGCGCGGGAACGGGCACGGGCACGAGCGGGGCGGGCGAGCCGAGCACAAAAAAAGGCGCGCCGTAG
- a CDS encoding GNAT family N-acetyltransferase, which yields MTLDIRTLSPDDLPAWLRAVATGFLRGPEVSEEELKVRREFIDLDRTQGAYDGARCVGTFRTMPQQLTVPGGAALPSCAVTNVTVSATHRRRGLLTRMMANALGAAKDRGDAFASLISAEYPIYGRYGFGPAAWTCEYEVEAVRTGLDRRYAGPPEGEGGVELIDAADVRRLAPELYERFRAQPHRQGVIDRNTLWWQQATGEWRHPEDGYVAPFHVLYRDAGGVPQGLAAYTSDDVWHDKLPHNTATVRYLFGTTTAAERALWHYLLSVDWVTTVRTGHRAPDDVLPLLLPDPRAARLRTHADFLWLRPLDVPRMLEARTYTVPGSLVLGLGDTAGLADGRYRLEAGPDGARCTRTRDDAELTLDIGELGALYLGDETATRLLALGRVTEHRAGAAATADALFRTARRPWCPDIF from the coding sequence ATGACACTCGACATCCGGACCCTCTCCCCCGACGACCTCCCCGCCTGGCTCCGCGCCGTCGCCACCGGCTTCCTCCGCGGCCCGGAGGTCAGCGAGGAGGAGCTGAAGGTCCGGCGCGAGTTCATCGACCTGGACCGTACGCAGGGCGCGTACGACGGCGCCCGCTGCGTCGGCACGTTCCGCACGATGCCGCAGCAGCTCACCGTGCCCGGCGGCGCCGCGCTGCCGTCCTGCGCGGTGACCAACGTGACCGTCTCCGCCACGCACCGGCGCCGCGGCCTGCTCACGCGCATGATGGCGAACGCGCTCGGCGCGGCGAAGGACCGCGGCGACGCCTTCGCGAGCCTGATCTCCGCCGAGTACCCGATCTACGGGCGCTACGGCTTCGGCCCCGCCGCCTGGACCTGCGAGTACGAGGTGGAAGCGGTCCGTACGGGCCTCGACCGGCGCTACGCGGGCCCGCCCGAGGGCGAGGGCGGCGTCGAACTGATCGACGCCGCCGACGTACGCCGCCTCGCGCCCGAGCTGTACGAGCGCTTCCGCGCGCAGCCGCACCGGCAGGGCGTCATCGACCGGAACACGCTGTGGTGGCAGCAGGCGACGGGGGAGTGGCGGCACCCCGAGGACGGTTACGTGGCGCCGTTCCACGTCCTGTACCGGGACGCCGGCGGCGTACCGCAAGGGCTGGCCGCGTACACCAGCGACGACGTGTGGCACGACAAGCTCCCGCACAACACCGCCACCGTGCGGTACCTCTTCGGCACCACCACGGCGGCCGAACGCGCGCTGTGGCACTACCTGCTGTCCGTCGACTGGGTGACCACCGTCCGTACGGGCCACCGCGCACCCGACGACGTACTCCCGCTGCTCCTCCCGGACCCGCGCGCCGCCCGGCTCAGGACGCACGCGGACTTCCTGTGGCTGCGCCCGCTGGACGTACCGCGGATGCTGGAGGCCCGTACGTACACGGTGCCGGGCAGCCTGGTCCTCGGCCTCGGCGACACGGCGGGGCTCGCGGACGGCCGCTACCGCCTGGAGGCGGGACCGGACGGCGCGCGGTGCACGCGCACCCGCGACGACGCCGAACTCACCCTGGACATCGGTGAGTTGGGTGCGCTCTACCTCGGCGACGAGACCGCGACGCGACTGCTGGCGCTCGGCCGCGTCACGGAACACCGGGCGGGCGCGGCGGCGACGGCGGACGCGCTGTTCCGTACGGCGCGCCGGCCCTGGTGCCCGGACATCTTCTGA
- a CDS encoding ABC transporter ATP-binding protein: MRIDVDAVTVETAGATLVRDVTLHAGSGTLVGLVGPNGSGKSSLLRCVYRAARPTAGTVRLDGDDLRALTPRQSARRLAALPQEGGGDFEFTVSEVVEMGRLPRQRAAARTTDEDRRVCAAALARVGAAHLARRGFPSLSGGEKQRVLIARALAQEPRVLVLDEPTNHLDIAQQLEVLELVRASGLTVLTALHDLNLAAVHCDRLHVIDGGTIVASGAPHDVLTPELLAEVFGVRAHRVRHPESGAVQLLFDRL, from the coding sequence ATGCGGATCGACGTCGACGCCGTGACGGTGGAGACCGCGGGCGCCACCCTCGTACGGGACGTGACGCTGCACGCCGGCAGCGGCACGCTCGTCGGACTCGTCGGCCCGAACGGCAGCGGCAAGTCCAGCCTGCTGCGCTGCGTCTACCGCGCGGCGCGGCCCACCGCCGGCACCGTACGGCTGGACGGCGACGACCTGCGCGCGCTCACGCCCCGGCAGAGCGCGCGGCGGCTGGCGGCGCTGCCGCAGGAGGGCGGCGGGGACTTCGAGTTCACGGTGTCCGAGGTCGTCGAGATGGGCCGCCTGCCGCGGCAGCGGGCGGCGGCCCGTACGACGGACGAGGACAGGCGCGTGTGCGCGGCGGCACTCGCCCGTGTCGGCGCCGCGCACCTCGCACGGCGCGGCTTCCCGAGCCTGTCCGGCGGCGAGAAACAGCGCGTCCTGATCGCCCGCGCGCTCGCCCAGGAACCGCGGGTGCTGGTGCTCGACGAGCCGACCAACCACCTGGACATCGCCCAGCAGTTGGAGGTCCTGGAGCTCGTACGGGCCAGCGGCCTGACGGTGCTCACGGCCCTCCACGACCTGAACCTCGCCGCCGTCCACTGCGACCGGCTGCACGTCATCGACGGCGGCACGATCGTCGCCTCCGGCGCGCCGCACGACGTGCTGACGCCGGAGCTGCTGGCGGAGGTGTTCGGCGTACGGGCGCACCGCGTACGGCATCCGGAGTCGGGCGCGGTGCAGCTGCTGTTCGACCGGTTGTAG